The genome window TGCGGACGCGCCGGGACTCAAGACGGAAGGCGTCATGACGCACTTCCCCTCACCGGAGGTGCGTGACGAGTACGGGCTTTCCCAGGTGAGGACCTTCGCGAAGGTGGTGGACACCTTCAAGGCGGCAGGCCTCGACCCGGCGTACGTGCACATGAGCTCGAGCGGCGCCATCGTCACCTATCCCGAGGCCCATTTCTCCCTCGTCCGGGCGGGGATAAGCCTCTATGGTTCCCACCCGTCACGTTCCCTTGAGGAGGTCCTCCCCTTGAGGCAGGTCATGAAGGTCGTGGCCCGCATCGCATTCTGCAGGGAATTCCCCGCAGGGGTCCCCTTGAGCTACGGGAGGACCTACGAGACACCCCGGGACACGCGGATAGCATACATACCGGTGGGATACTCGGACGGATATCCCCGGTCCCTGTCGAACAAGGGCCGGGTCCTCATCAAGAACAGGGAATGCGGCATTGTCGGCAGGGTGTGCATGGACTGGACCCTCGCCGACGTGACGGGCATCGACGGCGTGGAAAGCGGCGATGAGGCGATCCTCCTCGGCGAAGGCGGCA of Syntrophorhabdus sp. contains these proteins:
- the alr gene encoding alanine racemase, giving the protein MSSSPRAVACIDLGALEENCRSIRRCLEPGTGLLGVVKADAYGHGALEVSKRLESIGIDYLGVATVDEGVDLRKGGIATPLLIMSGVFSWEEIEPVVRYDLTPVIYDDALLGRFAALSKEFARPVRVHVKFDTGMGRLGFKPAEAQRVAAILADAPGLKTEGVMTHFPSPEVRDEYGLSQVRTFAKVVDTFKAAGLDPAYVHMSSSGAIVTYPEAHFSLVRAGISLYGSHPSRSLEEVLPLRQVMKVVARIAFCREFPAGVPLSYGRTYETPRDTRIAYIPVGYSDGYPRSLSNKGRVLIKNRECGIVGRVCMDWTLADVTGIDGVESGDEAILLGEGGIGGTRISANEMAELAGTIPYEILCKISRRIKRVYI